The following coding sequences are from one Roseburia hominis A2-183 window:
- a CDS encoding DUF2225 domain-containing protein, translating to MNLLSGLEKFGLKAEDTTNLFAEEKKEVVGEDGTKQEAAPTEESFLLDKAVRCAVCDKVFKTKMIKSGRLKRLESDMDLRPRYEHIDTLKYSVISCPYCGYTAITRYFEHLSSMQVKMIKEKICVNFKPADNVEPTLIDYDTAIERYKLALFNTIVKKGKNSEKAYTCLNLAWLLRGKRESLDAKDPKMAEQIKECREQEEAFYAQAYEGFTKAVSTETYPMCGMDECTMDYLLATMAYHYKKYDVASKCIARILQSAAASKKMKDRAYELKERIVEEIKRSKA from the coding sequence ATGAATTTATTATCCGGTTTGGAAAAATTTGGTTTAAAGGCAGAGGATACCACGAATCTTTTTGCGGAAGAGAAGAAAGAAGTCGTGGGAGAGGACGGCACAAAGCAGGAGGCGGCGCCGACAGAAGAAAGCTTTCTTCTGGACAAGGCTGTGCGTTGTGCAGTGTGTGACAAGGTATTTAAGACAAAGATGATCAAGAGTGGAAGATTAAAGCGTCTTGAGTCCGATATGGATCTGCGCCCGCGCTATGAGCACATCGACACCTTAAAGTACAGTGTGATTTCCTGTCCGTACTGCGGTTATACCGCGATTACGCGCTATTTTGAACACCTGTCCTCCATGCAGGTCAAGATGATCAAGGAGAAGATCTGCGTGAATTTCAAGCCGGCGGACAATGTGGAGCCGACGCTGATCGATTATGATACCGCGATCGAGCGCTACAAGCTGGCACTGTTCAACACGATTGTGAAAAAAGGAAAGAACAGCGAGAAGGCGTACACCTGCCTGAATCTTGCATGGCTGCTGCGCGGCAAGCGTGAGTCTTTAGACGCGAAGGATCCGAAGATGGCAGAGCAGATCAAGGAGTGCAGGGAGCAGGAAGAGGCGTTCTATGCACAGGCGTATGAAGGATTTACAAAGGCGGTATCCACAGAGACCTATCCGATGTGCGGCATGGATGAGTGCACGATGGATTACCTGCTCGCGACGATGGCATACCACTACAAAAAGTACGATGTTGCATCGAAGTGCATTGCAAGAATCCTGCAGTCCGCAGCGGCGTCCAAGAAGATGAAGGACCGCGCGTATGAACTCAAGGAGCGCATTGTCGAGGAGATCAAGAGAAGCAAGGCATAA
- the pdxR gene encoding MocR-like pyridoxine biosynthesis transcription factor PdxR encodes MIEIMMNLQGGAKAPLYEKIYEYIKSEITDGRIPRGERLPSTRLLAKNLAVSRSTVEMAYDQLLAEGYIQAEPCRGFFVCDIAELYRLQGNSAGETGRVHRAEKPVCLVDFSPYAIDTRSFPYNVWRKISRNVLLDDSEELLMAGDGQGEYSLRSEIADYLHHARGVNCRPENIVLGAGNEYLEILLTQLLGKNKTVLMENPGYPQAYHTFRNMGYRVVTVPADEQGLSGGTVRAVEPELVYMMPSHQFPTGSVMPLGRRLELLAWAAEREERYLIEDDHDSEYRYRGKPIPSLQSVDGLGKVIYLGTFSKSIAPSLRISYMVLPQQLMERYRAVCGFYSTTVPRMQQEILREFLRDGHFERHLNKMRGIYRGRHDFLIGELKKRSWVLSVSGDHAGLHVLVEADTGCSEREICERAAAQGVKVSGLGEYALTKENGSDRKCPVLLLGYGSLTEQEIQMGLAVLDAILDAQESA; translated from the coding sequence ATGATAGAGATTATGATGAACTTACAGGGGGGAGCGAAAGCTCCCCTCTATGAGAAAATATACGAATACATCAAGAGTGAGATTACAGACGGCAGGATTCCGAGAGGGGAACGGCTGCCGTCCACGCGTCTTCTGGCGAAGAATCTTGCAGTGAGCAGAAGCACCGTAGAGATGGCATACGATCAGCTCCTGGCAGAGGGATATATACAAGCGGAACCCTGCCGGGGTTTTTTTGTATGCGACATCGCGGAGCTGTACCGGCTTCAGGGAAACAGCGCTGGAGAAACGGGACGGGTACACAGAGCGGAAAAACCGGTCTGTCTGGTTGATTTTTCCCCGTATGCGATTGATACCCGCAGTTTTCCGTACAACGTCTGGCGGAAGATCAGCCGGAATGTGCTGTTGGATGACAGCGAGGAACTGCTGATGGCGGGGGACGGACAGGGGGAGTACAGCCTGCGCAGTGAGATTGCGGACTATCTGCATCACGCCAGAGGTGTGAACTGCCGCCCGGAAAACATTGTGCTCGGAGCCGGTAATGAGTATCTGGAGATTCTGCTTACGCAGCTTCTTGGGAAAAATAAGACTGTGCTCATGGAGAACCCAGGATATCCGCAGGCATACCACACGTTTCGGAATATGGGATACCGGGTGGTGACGGTGCCAGCGGACGAGCAGGGGCTTAGCGGCGGTACGGTGCGCGCCGTAGAGCCGGAACTGGTCTATATGATGCCATCACATCAGTTTCCGACCGGCAGCGTCATGCCTCTTGGAAGGAGACTTGAACTTCTTGCGTGGGCGGCAGAGCGGGAGGAGCGCTATCTGATCGAGGACGATCATGACAGCGAGTACCGCTACCGCGGAAAGCCGATTCCATCGCTGCAGAGCGTGGATGGACTTGGAAAGGTGATTTACCTTGGGACATTTTCCAAAAGCATCGCGCCGTCTCTGCGTATCAGCTATATGGTGCTGCCACAGCAGCTGATGGAGCGCTACCGCGCCGTCTGCGGATTTTATTCGACGACGGTGCCGCGCATGCAGCAGGAGATTCTCCGGGAGTTCTTGCGGGACGGGCATTTTGAGCGGCATCTTAATAAGATGCGCGGTATTTACCGCGGCAGGCATGATTTCCTGATCGGTGAACTGAAAAAAAGAAGCTGGGTGCTCTCAGTCAGCGGAGACCATGCGGGACTCCATGTGCTCGTGGAGGCAGATACCGGATGCAGCGAGAGGGAGATCTGTGAGCGTGCGGCTGCGCAGGGCGTGAAAGTATCGGGGCTCGGCGAATATGCGCTGACGAAAGAGAATGGCAGTGACAGAAAATGTCCGGTGCTGCTGCTTGGATATGGCAGCCTGACCGAGCAGGAGATCCAGATGGGGCTTGCCGTGCTGGATGCGATACTGGATGCGCAGGAAAGCGCATGA
- a CDS encoding argininosuccinate synthase encodes MKEKVILAYSGGLDTTAIIPWLKENYDYEVICCCIDCGQEEELDGLEERAISCGASKLYIVDIIDEFCDDYIMPCVQANAIYENKYLLGTSMARPLIGKKLVEIARKEGATAICHGATGKGNDQIRFELAIKALAPDLKIIAAWRDDKWTMQSREDEIAYCQAHGIHLPFSADTSYSRDRNIWHISHEGLELEDPACEPNYDHLLVLGVSPEKAPEEGEYVTMTFEKGVPTSVNGKKMKVSDIIRELNRLGGKHGVGIIDIVENRVVGMKSRGVYETPGGTILMEAHQQLEELVLDRATMEVKKDMGNKLAQIVYEGKWYTPLCDAVKAFVTSTQEYVTGEVKFKLYKGNIIKAGTTSPYSLYSESLASFTTGDLYDHHDASGFITLFGLPLKVRAMKMQEIGEKNKYE; translated from the coding sequence ATGAAAGAAAAAGTTATCTTAGCTTACTCCGGCGGTCTGGACACCACCGCCATCATTCCCTGGTTAAAGGAGAATTACGATTACGAAGTCATCTGCTGCTGCATCGACTGCGGTCAGGAGGAAGAACTGGACGGTCTGGAAGAAAGAGCCATCTCCTGCGGAGCTTCCAAGCTTTACATCGTCGACATCATCGACGAGTTCTGCGATGACTACATCATGCCGTGCGTACAGGCAAACGCCATCTACGAGAACAAATATCTGCTCGGCACTTCCATGGCACGTCCGTTAATCGGCAAGAAGCTGGTTGAGATCGCAAGAAAAGAAGGTGCTACCGCCATCTGCCACGGCGCTACCGGAAAAGGAAACGACCAGATCCGTTTTGAGCTTGCCATCAAGGCTCTCGCTCCGGATCTCAAGATTATCGCTGCATGGAGAGACGACAAGTGGACCATGCAGTCCCGCGAGGATGAGATCGCATACTGCCAGGCACACGGCATTCATCTTCCGTTCTCCGCAGACACCAGCTACAGCCGTGACCGCAACATCTGGCATATCAGCCACGAGGGTCTTGAGCTCGAGGATCCTGCCTGTGAGCCGAACTACGATCACCTTCTGGTACTCGGCGTCTCCCCGGAAAAAGCTCCTGAGGAGGGCGAGTATGTGACCATGACCTTCGAGAAAGGTGTTCCGACCTCCGTCAACGGCAAGAAGATGAAGGTTTCCGATATTATCCGTGAGTTGAACCGTCTCGGCGGCAAACACGGCGTCGGCATCATCGACATCGTGGAGAACCGTGTTGTCGGCATGAAGTCCCGCGGTGTCTATGAGACTCCTGGCGGAACCATTCTGATGGAAGCACATCAGCAGCTCGAGGAGCTGGTACTTGACCGTGCTACCATGGAAGTGAAAAAGGATATGGGCAACAAGCTCGCTCAGATCGTATACGAGGGCAAATGGTACACCCCTCTCTGCGACGCAGTGAAAGCATTTGTCACCTCCACACAGGAATATGTGACCGGTGAAGTCAAGTTCAAGCTTTACAAGGGCAACATCATCAAGGCCGGAACGACCTCCCCGTATTCTCTCTACAGCGAGTCCTTGGCAAGCTTCACCACCGGCGATCTCTACGATCACCACGATGCTTCCGGATTCATCACACTGTTCGGACTGCCGTTAAAAGTTCGTGCAATGAAGATGCAGGAAATCGGCGAGAAAAACAAATACGAATAA
- the argC gene encoding N-acetyl-gamma-glutamyl-phosphate reductase encodes MIKAGIIGATGYAGNELVRLLMGHKEVEIKWYGSRSYIDQKYAEVYQNMFEIVDDVCMDDNMEALAEQVDVIFTATPQGFLAGVLNEGLLEKTKIIDLSADFRIKDVAVYEKWYKIEHKSPQFIGEAVYGLCEVNRDKVKNARLVANPGCYTTCSILTAYPLVKEGLIDPDTLIIDAKSGTSGAGRGAKLPNLFCEVNENMKAYGVTSHRHTPEIEEQLGYAAGRPVVVNFTPHLVPMNRGILATEYATLTKKADGSLPSYEEIKAAYDKYYAKEKFVRVLPKDACPETKWVEGSNYVDIGFKIDERTGRIVMMGALDNLVKGAAGQAVQNMNLLFGFDEAEGLCLVPMFP; translated from the coding sequence ATGATAAAGGCAGGAATCATAGGTGCGACCGGTTATGCGGGAAATGAGCTGGTGCGTCTTCTGATGGGACATAAAGAAGTGGAAATCAAATGGTACGGTTCCAGAAGTTATATAGATCAGAAATACGCAGAAGTATATCAGAACATGTTTGAGATCGTGGATGACGTGTGTATGGACGACAATATGGAAGCACTGGCAGAGCAGGTGGATGTGATCTTTACGGCGACGCCGCAGGGATTTCTGGCAGGCGTCTTAAACGAAGGACTTCTTGAGAAGACAAAGATCATCGATCTGTCCGCGGATTTCCGTATCAAGGACGTTGCGGTGTATGAGAAATGGTATAAGATCGAGCATAAGAGCCCGCAGTTTATCGGGGAGGCGGTGTACGGCCTTTGCGAAGTGAACCGCGATAAAGTGAAAAATGCCAGACTGGTTGCCAATCCGGGCTGCTACACCACCTGTTCGATTCTGACGGCATATCCGCTGGTGAAGGAAGGGCTGATCGATCCGGATACCCTTATCATTGATGCGAAGTCCGGTACCTCCGGCGCAGGGCGCGGTGCGAAGCTGCCGAATCTGTTCTGTGAGGTCAATGAGAATATGAAGGCGTACGGTGTCACGAGCCACAGACATACACCGGAGATTGAAGAGCAGCTCGGCTACGCGGCAGGCAGACCGGTTGTTGTGAATTTTACGCCGCATCTGGTGCCGATGAACCGCGGAATTCTGGCGACAGAATATGCCACCCTGACGAAAAAGGCGGACGGAAGTCTTCCTTCTTACGAGGAGATCAAGGCGGCTTACGATAAGTATTATGCGAAGGAAAAGTTCGTCCGCGTGCTTCCGAAGGATGCGTGCCCGGAGACCAAATGGGTCGAGGGAAGCAATTATGTGGATATCGGTTTTAAGATCGATGAGCGCACGGGCAGAATCGTGATGATGGGAGCGCTTGACAATCTGGTCAAGGGTGCGGCCGGACAGGCAGTGCAGAACATGAATCTGCTGTTTGGATTTGACGAGGCGGAAGGGCTTTGTCTGGTGCCGATGTTCCCGTAG
- a CDS encoding GNAT family N-acetyltransferase, translating to MKETEPVIRVMTMDDFETVHALWMEIHGFGIRSIDDSREGVERFIRRNPTTSMVAVAEGKIVGAILCGHDGRRGCLYHVCVQEAYRKHGIGQKLVGACVDALAAEHINKINLIAFKKNEVGNRFWQGLGWTFREDVNYYEYVTNEDNITTYNP from the coding sequence ATGAAAGAGACAGAACCGGTCATCCGCGTGATGACAATGGATGATTTTGAGACGGTACATGCGTTATGGATGGAGATTCACGGGTTTGGAATCCGCAGCATCGATGATTCCAGAGAGGGCGTGGAGCGTTTTATAAGACGTAATCCGACCACCAGCATGGTAGCGGTGGCGGAGGGAAAGATTGTGGGCGCGATTCTCTGCGGACATGACGGGAGAAGAGGCTGCCTGTATCATGTATGCGTGCAGGAGGCGTACCGCAAGCACGGGATCGGACAGAAACTCGTGGGTGCCTGCGTGGATGCGCTTGCGGCAGAGCATATCAACAAGATCAACCTGATTGCATTCAAGAAAAATGAAGTCGGAAACCGTTTCTGGCAGGGACTCGGGTGGACTTTCCGCGAGGATGTCAACTATTACGAATATGTCACAAACGAGGATAATATCACGACCTATAATCCATAG
- the argJ gene encoding bifunctional glutamate N-acetyltransferase/amino-acid acetyltransferase ArgJ, whose translation MIKMIKGGVTAAKGFCAASTAAGIKYQNRQDMAMLYSEVPCAVAGTFTTNLVKAAPVKWDQKIVYESKKAQAVVINAGIANACTGEEGMRYCRQTAEKVGELLPVPEDQVLVASTGVIGMQLPMERICAGIEAMVPALSGETESGHAAAQAIMTTDTHEKEIAVEVMLGGVPVTIGGMCKGSGMIHPNMCTMLSFVTTDAAIAQPLLLEALQADVCDTYNMISVDGDTSTNDTCLLLANGMAENPVISEKNEDYDRFCEALRTVNEYLAKQMAGDGEGATALFEVKVIGAETKEQAKIISKSVITSNLTKAAIYGHDANWGRILCAMGYSGAQFDPEKVDLFFESAAGKMQIIKDGVALDYSEEEATKILSEPEVTAIADIKMGTEEATAWGCDLTYDYVKINADYRS comes from the coding sequence ATGATAAAGATGATAAAGGGCGGAGTGACCGCCGCAAAAGGATTTTGTGCTGCCAGCACGGCGGCTGGTATCAAATATCAGAACAGACAGGACATGGCAATGCTCTACAGCGAGGTTCCCTGTGCGGTGGCGGGAACTTTTACCACGAATCTGGTGAAGGCTGCCCCGGTAAAGTGGGATCAGAAGATTGTATACGAGAGCAAAAAGGCGCAGGCGGTTGTGATCAATGCGGGGATTGCCAATGCGTGTACCGGCGAGGAGGGAATGCGCTACTGCAGACAGACGGCGGAGAAAGTCGGTGAACTGCTTCCGGTTCCGGAAGATCAGGTGCTCGTGGCATCGACCGGAGTGATCGGCATGCAGCTTCCGATGGAGCGCATCTGTGCGGGAATTGAGGCGATGGTTCCGGCATTGTCGGGTGAGACAGAGAGCGGTCATGCGGCGGCACAGGCGATCATGACGACGGATACCCACGAGAAGGAGATTGCGGTGGAAGTCATGCTTGGCGGCGTTCCTGTTACGATCGGCGGCATGTGCAAAGGCTCGGGCATGATTCATCCGAACATGTGCACGATGTTGAGTTTTGTGACAACGGATGCGGCGATCGCACAGCCCCTGCTTTTAGAAGCGCTGCAGGCAGATGTCTGCGACACCTATAATATGATCTCCGTGGACGGCGACACTTCCACCAATGATACCTGTCTGCTTTTAGCGAACGGGATGGCGGAGAATCCGGTCATTTCAGAGAAAAATGAGGATTACGACAGGTTCTGCGAGGCATTGCGGACAGTCAATGAATATCTGGCGAAGCAGATGGCAGGCGACGGCGAGGGAGCCACGGCGCTGTTTGAGGTGAAGGTCATCGGAGCAGAGACGAAGGAGCAGGCGAAGATCATCAGCAAGTCGGTCATCACATCGAATCTGACCAAGGCGGCAATCTACGGACACGATGCAAACTGGGGAAGAATTCTCTGTGCGATGGGTTACTCGGGCGCACAGTTTGATCCGGAGAAGGTGGATCTGTTCTTTGAGAGTGCGGCAGGAAAAATGCAGATCATAAAGGACGGCGTGGCACTTGACTACAGCGAGGAGGAGGCGACGAAGATCCTCTCGGAGCCGGAGGTGACGGCGATCGCGGATATCAAGATGGGCACGGAGGAGGCGACGGCGTGGGGCTGTGATCTGACATATGATTATGTCAAGATCAACGCGGATTACCGTTCCTAA
- the argB gene encoding acetylglutamate kinase — MDEKNMQEILAKAEVLIEALPYIQRFNRKIIVVKYGGSAMVDEELKRHVIQDVTLLKLVGFKPIIVHGGGKEISRWVGKVGMEPVFVNGLRKTDEATMEIAEMVLNKVNKSLVKLVEELGVNAIGISGKDGGLLKVEKKYSNGEDIGFVGEITEVNPKILYDLLEKDFLPIVCPVGMDDAYNSYNINADDAACAIAKAVSAEKLAFLTDIEGVYKDPSDKSTLISELTIDEARALIGDGFIGGGMLPKLNNCIDAIENGVSRVHILDGRIAHCLLLEIFTNRGIGTAILSEKEKRYYNE; from the coding sequence ATGGACGAGAAAAATATGCAGGAAATTCTGGCAAAGGCGGAAGTGCTGATCGAGGCGCTCCCTTATATACAGCGTTTTAACCGCAAGATCATTGTGGTAAAGTACGGCGGAAGCGCCATGGTGGACGAGGAGTTAAAGCGCCATGTGATCCAGGATGTGACCCTCTTAAAACTGGTTGGATTCAAGCCGATCATCGTGCACGGCGGAGGCAAGGAGATCAGCCGCTGGGTTGGAAAAGTCGGCATGGAGCCGGTGTTTGTCAACGGACTCCGCAAGACGGATGAGGCGACGATGGAGATTGCGGAGATGGTCTTAAATAAGGTCAACAAATCTCTGGTCAAGCTGGTGGAAGAGCTGGGTGTCAATGCAATCGGCATCAGCGGCAAGGACGGCGGACTGCTCAAGGTGGAGAAAAAATATTCCAACGGGGAGGACATCGGATTTGTCGGTGAGATCACGGAGGTCAATCCGAAGATCCTCTACGATCTTCTGGAGAAGGATTTTCTGCCGATCGTGTGTCCGGTCGGAATGGATGATGCCTACAACAGCTACAATATCAACGCGGATGATGCGGCTTGTGCGATTGCAAAGGCGGTCAGCGCGGAGAAGCTTGCATTTTTGACGGACATTGAGGGTGTATACAAGGATCCTTCGGACAAGAGCACGCTCATCTCGGAACTGACCATCGACGAGGCGAGAGCATTGATCGGCGACGGCTTTATCGGGGGCGGTATGCTGCCGAAACTGAACAACTGCATCGACGCCATTGAAAACGGCGTGTCCAGAGTACATATTTTAGACGGGCGGATCGCACATTGTCTGCTCCTTGAGATCTTTACCAACAGAGGTATCGGTACGGCGATCCTTAGTGAGAAAGAGAAGAGGTATTACAATGAATAA
- a CDS encoding aspartate aminotransferase family protein, with the protein MNKETCMKEAEESILHTYNRFPVVFDHGEGVYLYDTDGKEYLDFAAGIAVQAFGYHNREYSEALKTQVDKLMHTSNLFYNEPITSAAKRVLKASRMDRVFFTNSGTEAIEGALKAAKKYAYTRDGHAGHEIIAMNHSFHGRSLGALSVTGNKHYQEPFEPLIPGIRFAEFNQLDSVKALINEKTCAIILETVQGEGGIYPATDEFLQGVRALCDEHDILLILDEIQCGMGRTGEMFAWQHYGVKPDIMTSAKALGCGVPVGAFLMTERVAEKSLAPGDHGTTYGGNPFVGAAVDTVLKMMERDRITEHVKEITPYLEQKLDALVEKYDFLTARRGLGLMQGVVCEKPVGKIASAALEHGLVVITAGADVLRFVPPLIIGKEHVDEMAEKLDAVLAEM; encoded by the coding sequence ATGAATAAAGAGACATGCATGAAAGAGGCGGAGGAGAGCATCCTCCATACCTATAACCGTTTCCCGGTGGTGTTTGACCATGGGGAGGGTGTATACCTGTATGACACGGACGGAAAAGAATATCTGGATTTTGCGGCGGGAATCGCCGTGCAGGCATTTGGGTATCATAACAGGGAGTACAGCGAGGCGCTAAAGACGCAGGTGGATAAGCTGATGCACACGTCCAACCTGTTTTACAACGAGCCGATCACAAGCGCGGCGAAACGTGTCTTAAAGGCAAGCCGGATGGATCGCGTCTTTTTTACGAACAGTGGCACGGAGGCAATCGAGGGAGCCTTAAAAGCCGCAAAGAAATACGCGTACACCAGGGACGGTCATGCAGGGCATGAGATCATTGCCATGAATCACTCGTTCCATGGCAGAAGTCTCGGAGCACTCTCGGTAACCGGCAATAAACATTACCAGGAACCGTTTGAACCGCTGATCCCGGGAATCCGTTTCGCGGAATTTAATCAGTTAGACAGCGTAAAAGCTTTGATAAATGAGAAAACCTGTGCTATTATTTTGGAGACGGTACAGGGCGAGGGTGGAATCTACCCGGCAACCGACGAATTCCTTCAGGGGGTGCGTGCACTCTGCGATGAGCATGACATTCTGCTGATCTTAGATGAGATCCAGTGCGGCATGGGGCGCACCGGCGAGATGTTCGCATGGCAGCACTACGGTGTGAAACCGGACATTATGACCAGCGCGAAGGCGCTTGGATGCGGTGTTCCGGTGGGAGCATTCCTGATGACTGAGCGCGTGGCGGAAAAGTCGCTGGCACCGGGCGATCACGGGACGACCTACGGCGGCAACCCGTTTGTCGGAGCAGCAGTTGACACCGTGCTTAAGATGATGGAGCGGGATCGGATTACAGAGCATGTAAAAGAGATCACGCCGTATCTGGAGCAGAAGCTGGATGCGCTTGTGGAAAAGTATGATTTCCTTACGGCGCGCAGAGGTCTGGGACTGATGCAGGGCGTTGTGTGTGAGAAACCGGTTGGAAAAATTGCGTCAGCAGCATTGGAACACGGACTTGTCGTGATCACGGCAGGCGCCGATGTGCTTCGTTTTGTACCTCCACTGATTATCGGGAAAGAGCATGTGGATGAGATGGCAGAGAAGCTGGATGCGGTTCTGGCAGAGATGTAA